TGTAAAGACTGTCTGACTCATCAATTCTCCTGCCTGCGGGTAGACAAGATATAGAAAAAAGCACTTGTAGAATAGGTGATGATTGCTAAAATAAAAGTGAAAAATACAAGCTTAAATCTTAAATTAAATTTATATTGCTTCGACATAAAGACCCCTCACTTATCCGATAAATTATCCTCTACAATGCCTTCCATGCAACATTTAGAGATAATGGATTTCTGCCCTATTTATCGGCTAATTTAAGGATAAGTTGATGAATAAGTTCATCTAATTCACTGAGGGTTTCTCGGTAGATAGAGAGATCCCCCCCATATGGATCTTGTACATCTCCAACTGCTGAAGTAGAAAATTCATGCAATGTGAATGTTTTCTTGGCAGTAAAGGGGTGCTGACTAACAATTAATTGTTTATGCTGATTTGTCATCGTAAAAATATAATCAGCCCATTCTGCAAGCTCTAATGTAAAGGGCTGTGAGCGGTGATTATGCTCTATTCCTTTTTCTAATAAAGCCTGAGAGGCTGCAGCGGAAATTGGCATTCCTTTCCCTGCAAATATCCCAGCTGACTGGACTTCAAAATCTTTTTTTTCCTTCAGCAATGCAGAAGCCATTGGACTACGGCACGTGTTACCTGTACAAACGAATAAAACTCTCTTCATGTAATCAACCTTCTCTCTAAAAAATAAAAAGCTCAAATCTCTGAGCTTTTGTTCATCTTCTTTCTATTATAAAAATTTAAAATGGCAAGAGCAATTTTATACCAAACGCAAGAAGGATACTTCCCCCAAGCACCTCGCTATAAGACCCTAACAATCCTTGAACACGACGTCCAAGTAAAAGGCTTATCCACGTTAATACCATGCTGACAGCTCCAAACACAATAACAGTAAGCAAAGTTTTCGCTCCAAAAATCCCTAGACTAAGTCCAACTGAAAAACTGTCTAAACTAACGCTTAAAGCAAAAACAATAAGACCAAATCCAACAGGTTTTATTAGTATATCTTCCCCTTTTTTGAAAGACGAGTAAATCATTTGAATGCCAAGAAAAAGAAGAAGAGCTCCTCCAACATATGTTGCAAACATCCCAAATTTCTCTGAAAGCAAACGTCCCATTCCAATTCCCAACAAAGGCATAATGAAATGGAAAATGCCAATAGTTAGTCCAATGTAAAAAATCTGTTTCATCCTCAATTGAATAAGACCCATTCCAAGACCGATTGAAAAAGCATCCATTCCTAGTGCAAATGCCATCACAAATAACGTAAGAAACTCACTCGCAAAATCAGGCAAGGTCATTTTTTCTCC
This window of the Priestia filamentosa genome carries:
- a CDS encoding low molecular weight protein arginine phosphatase — translated: MKRVLFVCTGNTCRSPMASALLKEKKDFEVQSAGIFAGKGMPISAAASQALLEKGIEHNHRSQPFTLELAEWADYIFTMTNQHKQLIVSQHPFTAKKTFTLHEFSTSAVGDVQDPYGGDLSIYRETLSELDELIHQLILKLADK
- a CDS encoding manganese efflux pump MntP family protein, translated to MTLPDFASEFLTLFVMAFALGMDAFSIGLGMGLIQLRMKQIFYIGLTIGIFHFIMPLLGIGMGRLLSEKFGMFATYVGGALLLFLGIQMIYSSFKKGEDILIKPVGFGLIVFALSVSLDSFSVGLSLGIFGAKTLLTVIVFGAVSMVLTWISLLLGRRVQGLLGSYSEVLGGSILLAFGIKLLLPF